One segment of Pseudoalteromonas rubra DNA contains the following:
- a CDS encoding SpvB/TcaC N-terminal domain-containing protein, with translation MGKTMMTKACTWLAFALMSGMSASALAGACTDVTNLSFESGNSEPYRIDLTNMIFREFQSHDGHAVEFEGIVEVKSGSTALSRNYWGDGETEINDYGDVLPYLTLKSLPAFGTFTLNLTAKSFSESVQEGNDKTEREHKCYMKVTYVKKTTPTFKNIAHEDTYRNRAVSISFTANDKGSDLTKVEIKKGKNLLNDCDNNGTSSLSCSFSYRANSLPLGSHTWTAIATDKYGNTAAKDVTFSILEPNTPPVISDITIANNHVLLPGDDALVSFSITDEDNKSYNQMNLDTFKINGIGYKGSSHCTTSESEITCTNVPISATPGQGSNEFPITVSVSDKQNASVSKQAKVSFNYAPSVSLNDLPDIVAKDKTIRVIASASDASGLKQVKICLNSKGSNEPSVSACAKQIKHCDFSNAPGTGECTVDFSYQSVAGLTNSNEWYVSVLAKDIHDVGLSTPANHLLIFKERFSFAISQVPAGDTSPIRVGDIVTAKIKVAAFSPDSSQLTDLRLTSNQVAQAVTVSPTLPMTLPQATDQGEAQEVILSWPANAVGEQEIQLTLTDNTGESVTNKLGNIAVEYEMPTKPAGLTLSSDRVEGGEQLTMKGFEATKLLIVKVYLGDKDTPEEEVTLSATGIEKSYTFFTTPALHDKELTFKVTPVNFYPNNPNKVYGDPQTETRTIVHRTPDPVPPRFNDHTRQVDGRYILSWPDNADGVTEYYKMNMWPGLPSDKNHAPNKLSAQITSNQYSVVYLNQGQFTYELIACNNMDGCTAGQQITIAHMAPILQSATISACSATQCNLAITGLFLGGAESLIKVRNRATGEVFTASNYQVINNTHITAKIDKKVEEGFLHGGLHVIATNGVFKDGKLVQSRLMVDSTGSSGQPDLLEGQIVMSDNGYLYVGEDTGLAGYSAFNDEFEKLWVYEPQTNNSGRDDIPAKVTARPLVESVADDDHIYFGSVNHQFYKLRHRPKQSSDSLRKVQDWLFTSKGPIIAPAQLDQDGNLYVGSMGRNLYSLDKQTGHVQWQYEFPAGINHQVDVAASGQIYVKTADGELHVIDRTMISANAIKWRDLGVLHDAFREHIALWEASRWEPNQEHTQLVALTKAMLVLLQRAPSKDQLSLLAFLYDNGFSFNEIISALINANPELANADDVAFINTLFKYFLGTLTGDEILAGGDRAYWVAQLRSGATRTEVFIALLEAGAARSQYDSVTFNLLYYFYDYCRVVNGCIYDNDSDNDGLSDRVEIELGTNPVDPADGISAPTLALVNTGFGTVELTISSDSLVEEYELYVSQHNDAYYRADVIAAQNAEDGPVSGDVTTWVNDYDNGEYRFKVKACVRVALKGNPQVLHCSNNFSNEERVLINDSTQTTSPSISLPFVQAENAAPSVDILTAHARLTPTLGSFRVSESGSAAYNVPIELPAGKTGVKPSVSLDYNSQTPRTNVALGWSLSAASSVSRCRQTKAQDGQFKGLTLSDEDRYCLDGQRLIQLDANESIDGLTTIATFETEIESHQTIILANNAETGLEMFVVMGKDGSYKYYGGTENSEVRIIDAEQQTHVLTWMLQKVTDNLQKDETSIYYTYTTEASNGQKLGSNEKVLSTIKYSDNTVQFSYSVTDTYRSSYIDEARLTQASQLDGITVTNHNGFELSDYSLVFNTENNGLRTLKSIAQCRNQICKLPIEFDYTPFASDLEYKSYAQVFTPSGDNKLAAMTLIDSQGDGTAEVATLEKIGDKQYELCLWEGNTFAPASEIACGRISRYDDSDTVDMQVVDANGDGKQSLWISKQDKHNGDHKTNAYYWTRASLNAGVIEWSPIPLSDSYGPFIKHSKFADFNGDGYADLVFQQKEASLSGESEWHDKFSGKNEIFIALYDPQTSEFLAPHVATSNQPGNYSQMTRKNTPWYAMDVNFDGLADIVSLKCPRDNCGEGEASHIYVNLNKGLSISGNLTGFDSSAITNTGANHIEHLTPADVNGDGLIDLIYLKTIRYPDEVKSWRVLLNRSSERVSFDESYIDWSKTDSAGVRLLSDKLAPMVMDVNKDGRTELYFSTKNINTESPSWVQYEWHIENEEFVKTQNYTPFLTPDVQFDKGDSAFFSDYNRDGVSDLMFKNGDKVLVKFNLDQSPYEGYLSGITQGYANKTQIHYALMSDSTVYTPFSSAFVGSLFAEDNKDRIAFADQKLKVTPINGGGMVLVSRVETDSPSYSDDTLKSAIEYSYAGAQVQFGGRGMLGFKSLTTVNVKDGQQFSTTTRYHQAYPFSGMPARTIKTYNGTVISSALNDYKVKPNPHTAGVTYQVYNQLAKECTSLINFDQSTSIGSSQCASTQIEQDVFGNVTTTISQQLPDNRNTAIVSFYESDAWRSIDSLSLTNPLSSVTTSNNYGVSDNYKKRGRLVSSTVTHSADGKANHSLTSNFTYYGSSHANAYMLESETIAQGKGCQYELKTHYQYDDLGNLTQKSASNSGCEDDKQTRISETSYDSEKRYPVYSRQKAKADQELWAKGAEVLTRNAFGQAIEVRTVNGTKVTTLYDVFGTKIGSYSASGAQSYLYLSACQDSDKCVAQANKVVNGELVEKQFMDRMGRVYKTSSITVLGTWLDTKVAHDQYGRTLAQTAPGSSEVTYSYDAFDRVTSTTDNNSQVTTTYTQNDLTSAVELSGAGVSTGKQTTTTTKNALGQIEFVTDAKGKKLEYTYDSRGNQLTVYSSADNMVLIDNSYDLLGRKETTKDVDRGDFHYEYNAFGELTKQTDARGVATHLSYDLLGRKVRQWHTQPDSTTTNSTYINQTNIVYEGESLWNFGTKVDDVHQLQSATQGDNWAQYYYYDTFGRTAATLTALETQTCVSGVVFNTRLNDLRIKPGYNDPSHPSRDLSDPLSSRCVIQQMAYDEFSRISYQFDDYRKLENGKYIDARGVRNTYQHGLVVQKHEAREGLYGQQYYEVQSLNTRGQVTQYKKGNAVMSVSYDDAGMVKTIASTNYNHIQADSYSFDGLGNLLSRAQVALPKQNYKYDLLNRVTHIENKELFKYSANGNLWFKASFGRGVIAACNSIRDKWSQYFGQGEAPRHAITSRSTNTGDVDNSCGATELFPSSITGSPIPLSGEQLSGADLAGQSASTNTARTVTERFAYDKNGNQTKLYIDGTDYRTIEYTARNKAANITVDGKVVSFNYDANNRRYKRVDENQTIYYVGALELTVSSTESGDNTPFIKRYIGNDAQQKYFMNGNSAMQWMFTDHQGSVIAITNRNYELLARYSYDVFGAQKSEGPLNQVDTLNFATAQRIFDSVSDNFRGYTGHEPVKIGNDSRIIHMNGRIYDADTGRFMQADPVVQAPLNLQNYNAYSYVLNNPLSYTDPSGYWFEHLKPVKKVLRNVIRASSKIIGPELTNIIGNIAFYKAGGPLGSAYWSYNFTRAMGGASSQAFKAGLTSVASAAVFYGIGQGFSGTVYLNGFWHVSAHALAGGILSEVQGGNFGHGFWSAGLTKGAQVSGLVDMNNVIVGTIQSMVIAGTISKLTGGKFTNAAITGAFQYLYNAKGGKGFAKLGTDLVRLFTGDNRTTNQKIVELAAEFIDAGVPREDALRRANERYGGTKKTGYGPNDSPVRIEGDWSVNDMKAALLGHPPKGLGKPDLHHADQMPGSAIHEILPELHRGNKQLHPNKFNQGVTPEMRDADRKLHWWYRAREQGADDVLPSWIYN, from the coding sequence ATGGGAAAAACGATGATGACTAAAGCCTGCACCTGGTTAGCGTTCGCATTGATGAGTGGCATGTCTGCGTCCGCTTTAGCGGGTGCATGTACCGATGTCACTAATTTGTCATTTGAGTCGGGTAACAGTGAGCCCTACAGGATTGACCTTACTAATATGATCTTCAGGGAGTTTCAAAGTCATGATGGTCATGCAGTTGAATTTGAGGGCATTGTTGAAGTAAAAAGTGGCAGCACGGCTTTGTCACGTAATTACTGGGGAGATGGAGAGACCGAAATTAATGATTATGGGGATGTTTTACCTTATCTTACATTAAAAAGCTTGCCTGCATTTGGCACTTTTACTCTTAACTTAACGGCTAAGTCATTTTCAGAATCGGTTCAAGAAGGCAACGATAAGACTGAAAGAGAGCATAAATGCTACATGAAGGTCACTTACGTCAAAAAAACAACGCCTACTTTTAAAAACATAGCCCACGAAGATACTTATCGAAATAGGGCGGTTTCTATCAGTTTTACCGCCAATGATAAGGGCAGTGATTTAACTAAGGTCGAGATAAAAAAAGGGAAGAATCTTTTAAATGATTGCGATAACAATGGCACATCGTCCTTAAGTTGCAGTTTTAGCTATCGTGCTAACTCACTGCCTCTGGGGAGCCATACCTGGACTGCAATAGCGACAGATAAATACGGAAATACAGCAGCAAAAGACGTCACTTTTTCCATATTAGAACCCAACACTCCTCCGGTTATTTCTGATATCACCATAGCAAACAATCATGTCTTGTTGCCCGGTGATGATGCCCTCGTGTCATTTTCTATCACTGATGAAGACAATAAGTCTTACAATCAAATGAATTTAGACACGTTTAAAATTAACGGAATTGGATATAAAGGCAGCAGTCACTGTACTACTTCAGAGAGCGAGATTACCTGTACCAACGTACCAATCTCTGCTACGCCAGGCCAGGGCAGCAATGAGTTTCCTATTACTGTTAGTGTGAGTGATAAGCAGAACGCTTCGGTATCCAAGCAAGCTAAAGTGAGCTTCAATTATGCGCCCAGTGTCAGCTTGAATGATTTACCGGACATAGTGGCTAAAGATAAAACTATCAGGGTAATTGCATCTGCCAGTGATGCCAGTGGTTTAAAGCAGGTGAAGATCTGCTTAAACTCAAAAGGGAGCAATGAGCCATCGGTCAGCGCTTGCGCAAAACAAATAAAACACTGTGACTTTTCTAATGCTCCGGGTACAGGTGAGTGTACAGTTGACTTTTCTTACCAGAGTGTTGCTGGCCTGACCAACTCAAACGAATGGTATGTGTCTGTGCTTGCAAAAGATATCCATGACGTTGGGTTGAGCACGCCAGCTAACCATTTACTCATCTTTAAAGAGCGCTTCTCCTTTGCTATATCTCAAGTGCCCGCTGGAGACACTAGCCCCATCCGCGTTGGTGATATTGTCACGGCTAAAATTAAAGTTGCCGCTTTCTCTCCCGATTCAAGTCAATTAACTGATCTCAGGCTTACCAGCAACCAGGTTGCCCAAGCTGTGACTGTGAGCCCTACATTGCCAATGACACTACCACAGGCGACCGATCAAGGTGAGGCGCAGGAAGTCATACTTTCCTGGCCAGCAAACGCCGTTGGCGAGCAAGAAATTCAACTGACACTGACAGACAATACCGGTGAGTCTGTAACCAATAAGCTGGGTAATATTGCTGTTGAATATGAAATGCCAACAAAACCCGCAGGACTGACACTCAGTTCGGACAGAGTTGAAGGGGGCGAACAGCTCACTATGAAGGGCTTTGAGGCTACCAAGCTGTTGATAGTAAAAGTTTACCTTGGTGACAAGGACACCCCAGAGGAGGAGGTAACCTTAAGTGCCACAGGCATTGAGAAAAGCTATACCTTTTTCACAACCCCGGCATTACATGATAAAGAACTGACATTTAAAGTAACACCGGTTAACTTTTATCCCAATAATCCGAATAAGGTCTACGGCGACCCACAAACAGAGACGCGTACAATTGTTCATCGCACGCCAGATCCTGTACCGCCGCGTTTTAATGATCACACGCGACAAGTTGATGGCCGCTATATTCTCAGCTGGCCTGACAATGCAGATGGTGTCACAGAGTATTATAAGATGAACATGTGGCCCGGGTTACCGAGTGACAAAAACCATGCACCAAATAAGCTATCCGCTCAGATAACGTCAAATCAGTATTCGGTAGTGTACTTAAATCAAGGTCAGTTTACGTACGAATTGATCGCATGTAACAACATGGATGGGTGTACTGCGGGCCAACAGATCACCATTGCTCATATGGCACCGATACTGCAATCAGCGACCATCTCTGCGTGCTCCGCAACGCAATGTAATCTGGCTATTACAGGGTTGTTTTTAGGTGGTGCCGAGAGCCTGATAAAGGTTCGTAATCGTGCAACCGGAGAGGTCTTTACTGCCAGCAACTATCAGGTTATCAACAATACTCATATTACAGCTAAGATCGATAAAAAAGTCGAGGAAGGGTTCTTACATGGCGGCTTGCACGTTATTGCGACCAACGGGGTATTCAAAGACGGTAAGTTAGTGCAAAGCAGGCTGATGGTGGATTCCACAGGCAGCAGCGGCCAGCCTGACCTGCTTGAAGGTCAGATAGTTATGAGTGACAACGGTTACCTCTATGTTGGTGAAGACACTGGGCTCGCAGGTTACAGTGCTTTTAACGATGAGTTTGAAAAGTTATGGGTGTATGAGCCGCAAACCAATAATAGTGGGCGCGATGATATTCCTGCCAAGGTAACCGCGCGACCGCTGGTAGAAAGTGTTGCGGATGATGACCATATATATTTTGGTTCGGTGAATCATCAGTTCTACAAACTCCGCCACAGACCTAAGCAGAGCAGTGACTCCCTGAGAAAAGTTCAGGACTGGCTGTTTACCTCCAAAGGACCCATTATTGCTCCGGCGCAACTGGACCAGGACGGCAATCTCTACGTTGGCTCCATGGGCCGCAATCTGTATTCATTGGATAAGCAAACAGGTCACGTGCAGTGGCAATACGAATTTCCGGCCGGTATCAATCATCAGGTGGATGTTGCTGCATCCGGGCAAATCTATGTTAAGACGGCAGATGGTGAGCTGCATGTTATCGACAGAACTATGATTTCAGCCAATGCGATTAAATGGCGAGATTTAGGCGTATTACATGATGCCTTCCGAGAGCATATTGCACTGTGGGAAGCCAGCCGATGGGAACCCAATCAGGAGCACACTCAGCTAGTTGCATTGACCAAAGCCATGCTGGTGTTGTTACAGCGTGCACCAAGCAAAGACCAGTTAAGCTTACTGGCATTCCTGTATGACAACGGGTTTTCATTTAATGAAATCATCAGCGCTTTAATTAACGCTAACCCTGAGCTGGCGAATGCCGATGATGTGGCCTTTATCAACACCCTGTTTAAATATTTTCTGGGTACACTGACAGGCGACGAAATCCTGGCTGGAGGCGATCGGGCCTACTGGGTTGCACAGCTCAGATCAGGTGCGACCCGTACAGAAGTGTTTATAGCATTGCTGGAAGCTGGCGCCGCCAGAAGCCAGTATGACAGTGTCACATTCAATTTACTCTACTATTTCTATGACTACTGTCGGGTGGTGAATGGCTGTATCTATGACAATGACTCAGACAATGATGGATTAAGCGATCGGGTTGAGATTGAATTAGGGACCAACCCCGTTGACCCGGCTGATGGAATAAGTGCGCCAACATTGGCGTTAGTGAACACCGGATTCGGCACAGTTGAGTTGACCATCTCATCGGATAGCCTGGTGGAAGAGTATGAACTATATGTCTCACAACATAATGATGCATATTATCGCGCGGACGTAATCGCAGCGCAAAATGCAGAAGATGGGCCGGTGAGTGGTGATGTCACTACCTGGGTAAATGACTACGACAATGGAGAATATCGCTTTAAGGTTAAGGCGTGTGTTCGAGTTGCCCTGAAGGGGAACCCTCAAGTACTACATTGTAGTAATAATTTCTCGAATGAAGAACGCGTGCTGATCAATGACAGCACGCAAACTACGTCTCCCAGTATTTCATTGCCATTTGTCCAGGCTGAAAATGCGGCTCCCTCTGTGGATATTTTAACGGCACACGCTCGTCTTACCCCGACACTGGGTAGCTTCCGGGTCAGTGAATCAGGATCCGCAGCGTACAATGTGCCTATTGAACTACCAGCAGGTAAGACGGGTGTTAAACCATCCGTCAGCCTTGATTACAACTCGCAAACACCCCGTACCAATGTTGCACTTGGCTGGAGTTTAAGCGCGGCCTCCAGTGTTAGCCGGTGTCGTCAGACCAAAGCACAGGATGGCCAATTTAAGGGGCTCACCCTGAGTGACGAAGATCGATACTGTTTAGATGGTCAGCGCCTGATCCAGCTGGATGCGAATGAGTCTATTGACGGGCTGACAACCATCGCCACCTTTGAGACAGAGATTGAGAGCCATCAGACGATCATTTTGGCAAACAATGCAGAGACCGGGTTGGAAATGTTTGTCGTCATGGGCAAAGACGGCTCGTACAAATATTATGGCGGTACTGAAAACAGTGAAGTACGTATCATTGATGCCGAACAACAGACGCATGTATTGACCTGGATGCTCCAGAAAGTAACAGATAATCTGCAAAAAGATGAGACTTCCATTTACTACACCTATACAACGGAAGCATCTAACGGCCAGAAGCTAGGCAGCAATGAAAAAGTACTGAGTACGATTAAATATAGCGATAATACTGTGCAGTTTAGTTACTCTGTAACAGACACTTATCGCTCAAGTTATATTGATGAGGCTAGATTAACCCAGGCCTCTCAACTTGATGGTATCACAGTAACCAATCACAACGGCTTTGAGCTCAGTGATTATTCACTGGTATTCAACACTGAGAATAACGGCCTACGCACACTGAAAAGCATTGCGCAGTGTCGTAACCAGATATGTAAACTCCCGATAGAGTTTGACTACACACCGTTTGCCAGTGATTTAGAGTACAAATCCTATGCTCAGGTCTTTACGCCATCAGGGGACAACAAACTGGCCGCTATGACGTTGATTGACTCTCAGGGCGACGGAACCGCAGAAGTGGCCACTTTGGAAAAAATTGGCGATAAACAGTATGAGCTGTGCTTATGGGAAGGTAATACTTTTGCACCTGCGAGCGAAATAGCGTGTGGCCGTATTTCTCGTTATGACGATTCAGACACCGTGGATATGCAGGTGGTTGACGCCAATGGGGATGGTAAGCAATCGTTGTGGATCAGTAAGCAGGATAAGCACAATGGCGATCATAAAACCAATGCTTACTACTGGACGCGTGCATCTTTAAATGCTGGGGTGATTGAGTGGTCGCCGATACCACTTTCTGACAGCTATGGACCATTCATCAAACATAGCAAGTTTGCTGATTTTAATGGCGATGGATATGCTGATCTGGTATTCCAGCAAAAGGAAGCCAGTTTATCGGGAGAGAGTGAGTGGCACGATAAGTTCAGTGGCAAGAATGAGATTTTTATCGCGCTTTATGACCCTCAAACGAGTGAGTTTTTAGCGCCGCATGTCGCGACTTCAAATCAGCCGGGCAATTATTCGCAGATGACGCGCAAGAATACGCCCTGGTATGCAATGGACGTCAACTTCGATGGTTTGGCGGATATTGTGTCGCTTAAGTGTCCTCGTGATAACTGTGGTGAGGGCGAAGCAAGCCACATTTATGTCAATCTGAACAAGGGTTTGAGCATAAGTGGCAACCTGACGGGCTTTGATTCGAGTGCAATTACTAACACCGGCGCAAATCACATTGAGCACCTCACGCCTGCGGATGTGAATGGCGATGGGCTGATTGATCTTATTTATCTTAAAACGATACGTTACCCAGATGAAGTAAAAAGCTGGCGTGTTTTACTGAACCGGTCGAGTGAGCGTGTTTCGTTTGATGAATCGTATATCGACTGGTCGAAAACAGATTCTGCTGGAGTACGTTTACTGAGCGACAAACTTGCGCCTATGGTCATGGATGTGAATAAAGATGGCCGTACTGAGTTGTATTTCTCAACTAAAAATATCAACACAGAGTCGCCTTCATGGGTGCAGTACGAATGGCACATCGAAAATGAAGAATTTGTTAAGACACAAAATTATACGCCATTTTTGACGCCTGACGTGCAATTTGACAAAGGGGACTCTGCGTTTTTCAGTGATTACAATCGCGATGGTGTGTCTGATCTGATGTTTAAAAATGGCGACAAGGTACTGGTGAAGTTTAACCTGGACCAATCACCCTATGAAGGGTATCTGTCGGGCATTACTCAGGGTTACGCTAATAAGACTCAGATACACTATGCGTTAATGTCAGATAGCACAGTTTATACGCCATTCTCGTCAGCATTTGTGGGCTCTTTGTTTGCGGAAGATAACAAAGACCGTATTGCCTTTGCAGACCAAAAATTGAAAGTAACACCTATCAATGGCGGGGGCATGGTACTGGTCTCGCGGGTTGAGACGGATAGCCCAAGTTACTCTGATGACACCCTGAAAAGCGCTATTGAATACAGCTATGCCGGAGCTCAGGTTCAGTTTGGTGGCAGAGGCATGCTTGGCTTTAAGTCACTGACAACCGTTAATGTCAAAGATGGCCAACAGTTCAGCACCACAACGCGTTATCACCAGGCATACCCGTTTTCAGGAATGCCAGCCAGAACCATTAAAACTTACAATGGCACGGTGATCAGCAGCGCGCTAAATGACTATAAGGTGAAGCCTAATCCACATACAGCGGGAGTGACGTATCAGGTCTATAATCAGCTGGCGAAAGAATGTACCAGCCTTATTAATTTTGACCAAAGTACGTCAATTGGCTCAAGCCAGTGCGCCAGTACTCAAATAGAGCAGGACGTGTTTGGCAATGTCACCACAACCATTTCTCAACAGCTACCAGATAACCGGAACACGGCCATTGTTAGTTTTTACGAAAGCGATGCCTGGCGTAGTATTGATAGTTTAAGTCTAACTAATCCTCTTTCGAGCGTGACGACGAGCAATAACTATGGTGTCAGTGATAATTATAAAAAGCGCGGCCGCTTGGTTTCATCAACGGTTACGCATTCAGCCGATGGTAAAGCGAATCATTCGCTGACGTCAAACTTTACCTACTATGGGTCTAGCCATGCCAATGCTTATATGCTCGAAAGTGAAACGATTGCACAAGGCAAAGGGTGTCAGTACGAGCTCAAAACCCACTATCAATATGATGATTTGGGCAATCTAACGCAAAAGAGTGCGTCTAACTCAGGGTGTGAGGACGACAAGCAAACCCGGATCTCTGAAACCAGTTACGATTCAGAAAAGCGTTATCCGGTTTATTCAAGACAAAAAGCAAAAGCAGATCAGGAACTGTGGGCAAAAGGGGCAGAAGTTCTGACACGCAACGCCTTTGGGCAGGCAATTGAAGTTCGCACTGTTAACGGCACAAAAGTGACCACGCTGTATGACGTGTTCGGTACTAAAATTGGCAGTTATAGCGCCTCTGGTGCGCAAAGTTATCTGTATTTGTCAGCTTGTCAGGACAGTGACAAATGCGTTGCTCAGGCCAACAAAGTTGTCAACGGTGAATTGGTTGAAAAACAATTCATGGACAGAATGGGCAGGGTGTATAAAACCAGCTCAATAACGGTGTTGGGTACCTGGCTGGATACGAAAGTAGCGCATGACCAGTATGGTCGCACGCTGGCGCAAACAGCACCGGGAAGTTCTGAAGTGACTTATAGCTATGATGCTTTTGATCGGGTGACGTCGACAACGGATAACAATAGTCAGGTGACAACCACTTACACTCAGAATGACCTGACTAGTGCTGTTGAGCTAAGCGGCGCAGGTGTATCTACCGGTAAGCAAACTACCACGACTACTAAAAATGCGCTTGGACAGATTGAGTTTGTTACAGACGCCAAAGGTAAGAAGCTGGAATATACCTATGACAGTCGCGGTAATCAGCTGACGGTATATTCATCCGCGGACAACATGGTACTGATTGACAACAGTTATGATTTGTTAGGCCGCAAGGAGACTACCAAAGATGTTGATCGCGGTGACTTTCATTATGAATACAACGCGTTTGGAGAGCTCACAAAGCAAACCGATGCGCGTGGTGTTGCGACGCATCTAAGTTACGACCTGCTGGGACGTAAAGTCCGTCAGTGGCATACGCAACCGGATAGCACCACTACCAACTCTACCTACATTAACCAGACCAATATTGTGTATGAAGGCGAGAGCCTCTGGAATTTTGGTACAAAAGTAGACGATGTGCATCAATTGCAGTCTGCCACTCAGGGCGATAACTGGGCGCAGTATTATTACTACGATACTTTTGGTCGTACTGCCGCAACCCTGACGGCGCTGGAAACACAAACATGTGTGAGTGGCGTTGTGTTTAATACACGCCTGAACGATTTGCGTATTAAACCAGGCTATAACGACCCGAGCCATCCGAGCCGTGACCTGTCTGACCCCTTGTCTTCGCGATGTGTGATCCAACAAATGGCCTATGATGAATTTAGCCGGATCAGCTATCAGTTTGATGATTATCGCAAACTGGAAAACGGTAAATACATCGATGCCCGAGGGGTAAGAAATACCTATCAGCACGGCCTGGTTGTGCAAAAACATGAAGCGAGAGAGGGGCTGTATGGTCAGCAATATTATGAAGTACAGTCTCTGAATACCCGTGGACAAGTGACCCAGTATAAAAAAGGTAACGCTGTCATGTCGGTATCGTATGACGATGCTGGTATGGTAAAAACCATTGCAAGCACTAACTATAATCATATTCAGGCAGACTCTTACAGCTTTGATGGCCTGGGCAACTTACTGAGTCGTGCACAGGTTGCGCTCCCTAAACAAAATTATAAATATGATTTACTTAACCGGGTGACGCACATCGAGAATAAGGAATTATTCAAATACAGTGCCAACGGCAATTTATGGTTTAAAGCAAGTTTTGGTCGCGGGGTCATTGCTGCATGTAACTCGATCCGTGATAAGTGGTCCCAATATTTTGGCCAGGGTGAAGCCCCCAGACATGCTATAACAAGCCGCTCGACCAATACCGGAGATGTAGACAATAGCTGTGGTGCAACTGAGCTATTCCCGTCTTCCATTACTGGTTCTCCTATCCCCCTATCGGGTGAACAGCTGTCTGGTGCTGATTTAGCGGGGCAATCTGCGTCGACCAACACAGCGCGGACGGTGACCGAGCGGTTTGCCTATGACAAAAACGGCAATCAAACCAAGCTTTATATCGATGGTACAGATTACCGGACTATTGAGTATACAGCTCGAAATAAAGCGGCCAACATCACAGTTGATGGCAAAGTTGTCAGCTTTAATTACGATGCGAACAACCGCCGTTATAAGCGAGTAGATGAAAACCAGACGATCTACTATGTTGGTGCGCTGGAGCTGACCGTGAGTTCGACGGAAAGCGGCGACAACACACCATTTATAAAGCGTTATATCGGCAATGATGCACAGCAAAAGTACTTTATGAATGGCAACAGCGCCATGCAGTGGATGTTTACAGACCATCAGGGCTCAGTAATTGCAATTACAAACCGTAACTATGAGTTACTGGCCCGTTATTCCTATGATGTATTTGGTGCACAAAAGTCTGAGGGACCTCTGAATCAGGTTGACACACTGAACTTTGCAACAGCGCAGCGAATCTTCGACTCGGTGTCTGATAACTTCCGTGGTTATACAGGGCATGAGCCCGTCAAGATTGGTAATGACAGCCGTATTATTCATATGAATGGTCGGATCTACGATGCAGACACCGGACGATTTATGCAGGCGGATCCGGTGGTGCAGGCGCCTTTGAATCTTCAGAATTACAATGCTTATAGTTATGTGTTGAATAATCCGCTGTCATATACGGATCCTAGTGGGTATTGGTTTGAGCACTTAAAACCGGTCAAAAAAGTACTTAGAAATGTCATCAGAGCTTCCAGTAAAATTATTGGACCGGAACTGACAAACATTATCGGTAATATAGCATTTTATAAGGCGGGTGGTCCTTTGGGCTCCGCTTACTGGAGCTACAACTTTACCCGCGCGATGGGTGGGGCTTCGTCACAAGCGTTTAAAGCTGGGTTGACGTCCGTTGCCTCAGCTGCAGTTTTTTATGGAATTGGTCAGGGCTTTTCTGGGACAGTTTACCTGAATGGGTTTTGGCATGTTTCAGCTCATGCACTTGCTGGCGGAATTCTATCAGAAGTTCAGGGAGGGAATTTTGGCCATGGTTTCTGGAGTGCTGGTTTGACTAAAGGTGCTCAAGTTAGTGGGCTTGTCGACATGAACAACGTCATCGTTGGTACGATACAATCAATGGTTATTGCAGGTACTATTTCAAAATTAACAGGAGGTAAATTTACCAACGCTGCTATAACAGGTGCATTCCAGTATTTGTATAATGCAAAAGGTGGCAAAGGGTTTGCCAAGCTTGGAACAGATTTGGTTAGATTATTTACAGGTGATAATCGAACAACAAATCAAAAGATAGTTGAGTTGGCTGCTGAGTTTATCGATGCAGGAGTTCCACGAGAAGATGCATTAAGGAGAGCAAATGAAAGGTATGGTGGTACAAAGAAAACAGGATACGGTCCGAACGATTCCCCAGTAAGGATTGAAGGAGATTGGTCTGTTAATGATATGAAAGCTGCTCTTTTGGGGCATCCACCTAAAGGTCTAGGTAAACCTGATTTGCATCACGCAGATCAAATGCCAGGGTCTGCAATTCATGAGATACTTCCTGAATTGCATCGTGGAAACAAGCAACTACATCCCAATAAGTTCAACCAAGGAGTAACTCCTGAAATGAGGGACGCTGATAGGAAATTACATTGGTGGTATCGCGCAAGAGAGCAAGGTGCTGACGATGTATTACCAAGCTGGATTTATAATTAA